In the genome of Heptranchias perlo isolate sHepPer1 unplaced genomic scaffold, sHepPer1.hap1 HAP1_SCAFFOLD_223, whole genome shotgun sequence, the window cactacatcagctCCCAGCCTGCTCAGTACATCAGCTCccggcctgctcactacatcagctctcggcctgctcactacatcagctcccagcctgctcactacatcagctctcggcctgctcactacatcagcaACTGGCCTGCTCACTACATTAGCTCCCGGCCTGCTCACAATAGCAGCTCAGGGCCTGCTCACTATATCAGCTACCAacctgctcactacatcagcaCCCGGCCTGCTCACTACAACAGATCCCGGCCTGCTCACAAACACAGCTCTCGGCCCGCTCACTACATCAGCTCCCGGCCTGCTCACTACAGCAGCTCATGGCCTGTTCATGACAGCAGTTCTCGccctgctcactacatcagctCTTGGCCTGCTCACAATTGCAGTTTTcggcctgctcactacatcagctCCCAGCCTGCTCACAATAGCAGCTCCCGGCCTGCTCACAATAGCAGCAGTTGGCCTGCTCACGACAGCAGCTCTcggcctgctcactacatcagctCCCAGCCTGCTCGTAATAGCATCTCAGggcctgctcactacatcagctctcggcctgctcactacatcagctCCCGGCATGCTCACTACATCAGCTCCCGGCCTGCTCACTTCATCAGTGAGTGTGATTTAGTGACTGagcgtgtatcagtgagtgtgaggttttactctctatcagtgagtgtgagtgtgaggttttactctctatcagtgagtgtgatttagtgactgagtgtgagtgtgaggttttactgtctatcagtgagtgtgagtgtgatttaGTGACTGAGTGCGAGTGTGAGGTTTCActctctatcagtgagtgtgagtgtgaggttttactctctatcagtgagtgtgatttagtgactgagtgtgagtgtgaggttttactgtctatcagtgagtgtgagtgtgatttagtgactgagtgtgagtgtgaggttttactctctatcagtgagtgtgagtgtgattcagtgactgagtgtgagtgtgaggttttcatctctatcagtgagtgtgaggttttactctctatcaatgagtgtgagtgtgattcAGTGACTGAGTGTGtaccagtgagtgtgagtgtgatttagtgactgagtgtgaggttttactgtctatcagtgagtgtgagtgtgaggatttactgtctatcagtgagtgtgagtgtgatttagtgactgagtgtgagtgtgaggtttcgctctctatcagtgagtgtgatttagtgactgagtgagtatcagtgagtgtgaggttttcatctctatcagtgagtgtgaggtttcactctctatcaatgagtgtgagtgtgatttagtgactgagtgagtatcagtgagtgtgaggttttactctctctcagtgagtgtgaggttttactgtctatcagtgagtgtgagtgtgatttagtgactgagtgtgagtgtgaggttttactctctatcagtgagtgtgagtgtgatttagtcactgagtgtgagtgtgaggtttcactctctatcagtgagtgtgagtgtgaggttttactctctatcagtgagtgtgatttagtgactgagtgtgagtgtgaggttttactgtctatcagtgagtgtgagtggatttagtgactgagtgtgagtgtgaggtttcactctctatcagtgagtgtgagtgtgatttagtgactgagtgtgagtgtgaggttttactctctatcagtgagtgtgagtgtgattcagtgactgagtgtgagtgtgaggttttcatctctatcagtgagtgtgaggttttactctctatcaatgagtgtgagtgtgattcAGTGACTGAGTGTGTACCAGTGAGTGTGATttagtgactgagtgtgagtgtgaggttttactgtctatcagtgagtgtgagtgtgaggatttactgtctatcagtgagtgtgagtgtgatttagtgactgagtgtgagtgtgaggtttcactctctatcagtgagtgtgatttagtgactgagtgagtatcagtgagtgtgaggttttcatctctatcagtgagtgtgaggtttcactctctatcaatgagtgtgagtgtgatttagtgactgagtgagtatcagtgagtgtgaggtttTACTCTCTCAGTGAGTGTGAGGTTttactgtctatcagtgagtgtgagtgtgatttagtgactgagtgtgagtgtgaggttttactctctatcagtgagtgtgagtgtgatttagtgactgagtgtgagtgtgaggttttactctccatcagtgagtgtgaggttttactctctatcagtgagtgtgaggttttactctctatcagtgagtgtgagtgtgaggttttcctctctatcagtgagtgtgagtgtgaggttttactctccatcagtgagtgtgaggttttactctctatcagtgagtgtgagtgtgaggttttactctctctcagtgagtgtgagtgtgaggtttcactctctctcagtgagtgtgagtgtgaggtttcactctctctcagtgagtgtgagtgtgaggttttactctctctcagtgagtgtgagtgtgaggtttcactctatcagtgagtgtgaggtttcactctctctcagtgagtgtgagtgtgaggtttcactctctatcagtgagtgtgagtgtgaggtttcactctctctcagtgagtgtgagtgtgaggtttcactctctatcagtgagtgtgagtgtgaggttttactctctctcagtgagtgtgagtgtgaggtttcactctctctcagtgagtgtgagtgtgaggtttcactctctatcagtgagtgtgagtgtgaggtttcactctctctcagtgagtgtgagtgtgaggttttactctctatcagtgagtgtgagtgtgaggtttcactctctctcagtgagtgtgagtgtgaggttttactctctatcagtgagtgtgagtgtgaggttttactctctctcagtgagtgtgagtgtgagtgtgaggtttcactctctctctgtgagtgtgaggtttcactctctctcagtgagtgtgagtgtgaggtttcactctctctcagtgagtgtgagtgtgaggtttcactctctctcagtgagtgtgagtgtgaggtttcactctctctcagtgagtgtgagtgtgaggtttcactctctctcagtgagtgtgagtgtgagtgtgaggtttcactctctctcagtgagtgtgagtgtgaggtttcactctctctcagtgagtgtgagtgtgaggtttcactctctctcagtgagtgtgagtgtgagtgtgaggtttcactctctatcagtgagtgtgagtgtgaggtttcactctctctcagtgagtgtgagtgtgaggtttcactctctctcagtgagtgtgagtgtgaggtttcactctctctcagtgagtgtgagtgtgaggtttcactctctatcagtgagtgtgagtgtgaggtttcactctctctcagtgagtgtgagtgtgagtgtgaggtttcactctctatcagtgagtgtgagtgtgagtgtgaggtttcactctcagtgagtgtgagtgtgaggtttcactctcagtgagtgtgagtgtgaggtttcactctctctcagtgagtgtgagtgtgaggtttcactctctatcagtgagtgtgagtgtgaggtttcactctctatcagtgagtgtgagtgtgaggtttcactctcagtgagtgtgagtgtgaggtttcactctctatcagtgagtgtgagtgtgaggtttcactctctctcagtgagtgtgagtgtgaggttttactctctctcagtgagtgtgagtgtgaggttttactctctctcagtgagtgtgagtgtgagtgtgaggtttcactctctctcagtgagtgtgagtgtgaggtttcactctctatctgtgagtgtgagtgtgaggttttactctctctcagtgagtgtgagtgtgaggtttcactctctctcagtgagtgtgagtgtgaggtttcactctctctcagtgagtgtgagtgtgaggtttcactctctctcagtgagtgtgagtgtgaggtttcactctctctcagtgagtgtgagtgtgagtgtgaggtttcactctctctcagtgagtgtgagtgtgagtgtgaggtttcactctctctcagtgagtgtgagtgtgagtgtgagtgtgaggtttcactctctctcagtgacccCGATGTCTTGCCCTGTCCTATTAGAAGTCACCATGTTAATGAGGAAGATCGCAGTCAGAGCTGCCTCCAATCCAGCTGTGGAAATCAAACAGGACGGAGAGTGTTTCTACATCAAAACGGCAACCACCGCAAGGACCACAGAAATCAGGTTCAGGGTCGGAGAGGAGTTCGAGGAGCAGACAGTCGATGGAAGACCAtgcaaggtgagagagggaaagagaaagggagggagggagagaaagagacagacagacagaaacagaaggagagacagggtgagacagAGAGGTCAAGAGAGGAAGAAACAGCCCAGAGATCCCAGTGAGACAGTCCGACAGATAAAGAGCACAgcagacggagagagtgagagagaggcagaaagaaagagagaggcagaggaaagcagagaaagagacagagaggcagacagagaaagagaaaacaataGAGGGAGATGGATGTAGATTTCCATTAACAGAGGCCCAGAGACCCCGGTTACCATGGGCCCAGAGACCCCAGTTACCATGGGCCCAGAGACCCCGGTTACCATGGGCCCAGAGACCCCGGTTACCATGGGCCCAGAGACCCCAGTTACCATGGGCCCAGAGACCCCAGTTACCATGGGCCCAGAGACCCCGGTTACCATGGGCCCAGAGACCCTGGTTACCATGGGCCCAGAGACCCCGGTTACCATGGGCCCAGAGACCCCGGTTACCATGGGCCCAGAGACCCCGGTTACCATGAGCCCAGAGACCCCAGTTACCATGAGCCCAGTTATCCCGGTTACCATGGGCCCAGAGACCCCGGTTACCATGGGCCCAGAGACCCCGGTTACCATGGGCCCAGAGACCCCGGTTACCATGAGCCCAGTTATCCCGGTTACCATGGGCCCAGTGATTCCGGTTACCATGGGCCCAGTGACCCTGGTTACCATGAGCCCAGAGACCCCGGTTACCATGGGCCCAGAGACCCCGGTTACCATGGGCCCAGAGACCCCGGTTACCATGGGCCCAGCGACCCCGGTTACCATGGGCCCAGCGACCCCGGTTACCATGGGCCCAGTGATTCCGGTTACCATGGGCCCAGTGACCCTGGTTACCATGGGCCCAGAGACCCCGGTTACCATGGGCCGAGAGACCCCGGTTACCATGGGCCCAGCGACCCCGGTTACCATGGGCCCAGAGACCCCGGTTACCATGGGCCCAGAGACCCCGGTTACCATGGGCCCAGAGACCCCGGTTACCATGGGCCCAGCGACCCCGGTTACCATGGGCCCAGAGACCCCGGTTACCATGGGCCCAGAGACCCCGGTTACCATGGGCCCAGCGACCCCGGTTACCATGGGCCCAGAGACCCCGGTTACCATGGGCCCAGTGATTCCGGTTACCATGGGCCCAGAGACCCCGGTTACCATGGGCCCAGAGACCCCGGTTACCATGGGCCCAGAGACCCCGGTTACCATGGGCCCAGCGACCCCGGTTACCATGGGCCCAGAAATCACAGGGAACGGGTGCATTCAGATCTCGGGGTGAGGCTGTGAAAAGATCCCTGACAGTGTGCTGAGTCCCAGCCAAGGGGGTCCCAGCCGAGGGGGTCCAGACTGAGGGGGTCCAGACTGAGAGGGTCCAGACTGAGGGGGTCCAGACTGATGGCATCCAGACTGAGGGGGTCCAGACTGAGGGGGTACAGACTGAGGGGGTACAGACTGAGGGGGTACAGACTGAGGGGGTACAGACTGAGGGGGTACAGACTGAGGCTCCTCCTCCTGTCCCAGGATTTTCAATCTGTGTTTTTTCTCTGACAGAGTTTGGCCCGATGGACAGGGGAGAATAAGATGGAGTGTGAACAAACACTGCTGAAAGGAGAGGGTCGCAAAACCTCATGGACTCGCGAATTAACCAGTGATGACCAGCTGATTCTCGTAAGTGCCTCCACCCCATTAATGTCCCCGttactctgtccctgtctctctgccccattaatttccccgttactctgtccctgtctctctgccCCATTGATTTCCCCGTTACTCTGTCCCTCTATCTCTCGGCCCCATTGAATTCCCCGttactctgtctctctatctctctgccccaTTAATGTCCCCGttactctgtctctctatctctctgccccaTTAATGTCCCCGttactctgtccctgtctctctgccCCATTGATTTTCCCGttactctgtccctgtctctcggccccattaatttccccgttactctgtccctcagtctggaTCGAGTTCTGGGGAATGACGTGTTGCAAGTCTCATTGGAAGATCATTTCGGAAACAGTGACCACAATATCTAGAGGTTTGGGGTAGTTATGGATAATGACAAGGTCCCATCAGAGATGAAGATACTGAACTAGAGGAGGGCGAATTTCAGTTAGTTGAAAGGGGATCTTGGCCAGGTTGATTGGAacaaagattagcaggtaaaatgAGCAGTGGGAGGCCGTCAATGGGGAGATAATTCAGGTACAATCTAGACACAGTCCTATAAGGGGCAAAGGAAGTCcattcagagctggagctccctggatgaccaaaGACACTGAGATTAACATGAAACAGAAAGAGGAGGTTTATGATAAAAGTCAGGCTAAAAATACAGTGGGgaatcaagcagaatacagaaagtgcagaggagagagaaagggagagtatgagaaaagattagtcgGTAAGATAAAAGGGAACACGAAACAGAtaaagagtagtcaaaggaagggtggggccgattagggaccaaaaggagatcttcttgtggaggtagagggaTGGCTGAGACACGAAATGAaaacttcacatcggtcttccccagagaagaggatgctgccattgtaacagtgaagggggaggtagtagcgatattggagaggagaataatagataaagaggaggtacttaaaaggttgacagtactggaagtggaaaagtcacccggtcctgatgggatgaacctcggttactgaggggagtaagggtggaaattgcggaggctccggccacaatcttccaatcctccttcgatatgggggcggtgccagaggactggaggattgcaaatgttacacccctcttcaaaaaggggagagggataaacccgacaattacaggccggtcagcctaacgtcggtggtggggaaacttttagggacaaaattatttggcacttggaaaagtctgggccaataaatgagagagaaaacagggaactacagggaaCTATAGCCGAACATCaggagtggggaaaatgctagagtctattataaaggatgtgataacaggacatttagaaaatatcaacgggattagacaaattcaacattgatttatgaaagggaaatcatgtttgacaaacctactggagttttttgaggatgtaactggtagaatagattagggagaaccagtggatgtgatttatttggattttcagaaggcctttgataaagtcccacataagaggttagtgtgcaaaattaaagcacatgggattggggggaatatactggcatggattgagaattggttgacagacacaaagcagagagtcggaataaatggatctttttcagggtagcaggcagtgactagtggggtaccgcagggttcagtgcttgggccccaactattcacaatatatatcaatgatttggatgagggaaccgaatgtaatatttccaagtttgctgacgacacaaaactaggtgggatcgtgagttgtgaggaagatgcaaagaggcttcaaggcgatttagacaagttgagtgagtgggcaaatacatggcagatgcagtataatgtggataaatgtgaagttaatcACTTTGgaatgaaaaacagaaaggcagagtattatttaaatggtgagattgggaaatgttgatgtacaaagggacctgggtgtccttgtacaccagtcactgaaaccaaacatgcaggtgcagcaagcagttgggaaggcaaatggtatgttggccttcattgagtacaggagcaaggatgtcttactacagttatacagggccttggtgagaccacacctggagtattgtgtgcagttttggtctccttacctaagaaaggatatactcgccatagagggagtgcagcgaaggttcaccagactgatccctgggatggcaggactgtcatatgagaagagattgggtcaactcggcctgtattcactcgagtttaggagagtgagaggggatctcaatgaaacatataaaattctgacagggctggacagactggatacagggaggatgtttcccctggctggagggtccagaacgaggggtcacagtctcaggttacggggtaggacatttcggactgagatgaggagaaatttcttcactcagagggtggtgaacctgtggaattctctaccacagaaggcagtggaggccaagtcactgaatatatttaagaaggagctggatagatttctagacacaaaaggcatcaaggggtatggggagagagcgggaatatggtattgagatagaggatcagccatgatcatactgaatggcggagcagactcgaagggccgagtggcctactcctgctcctattttctatgtttctatgaaagtcagcacggatttgttggaggaaaatcatgtttgaataacttgattgtgttttttgatgaagtaacggagagggttgatgaggggagtgcggtggatgttgtgtatatggactttcaaaaggcatttgatgaagtgccacataatagacttgttggcaaaattaaagcccctgggattaaagggacagtggcagtgtggatataatattggctacgggacagaaagcagagagtagtggtgaagggttgtttttcagactggagggaagtatacagtggtgttccccaggggtcagtattaggaccactgctctttttgatatatattaatgacctggacttgggtatagagggtctaatttcaaagtttgcagatgacacaaaactcagaaatgtagtaaacaatgaggaggatagtaacagacttcaggaggacagagacagactggtgaaatgggcagacacatggcagatgaaatttaatgcagagaagtgtgaaatgattcattataataggaagaatgaggagaggcaatataaactaaatggtacaatttttaagggggtgcaggaacagagagacctgggggtgtatgtacacaaatctttgaaggtgacaggacaggttgagaaggctgttaaaaaagcacatgggatcctgggctttataaatagaggcatagagtataaaaacaaggaagttatgctaaatctttataaatcactggttagacctcagctggaatattgtgtccaattctgggcactgcactttaggaaggatgtcaaggccttggagagggtgcagatgagatttactagaatggtaccagggatgagggacttcagttatatggagagactggagaagctgggattgttctccttagagcagagaaggttaagggggagatttaatcgaggggttcaaaatcatgaggggttttgatagagtaaataaggagaaactgtttccagtggcaggagggtcggtaaccagaggacacagattgaagataattggggaaagaaccagagggggagatgaggggaattttttttacacagcgagttgttctgatctggaattcactgcctgaaagggcggtggaagcagattcaataataactttcaaaagggaattggataaatacttgaagggaaaacattacagggctctggggaaagagcaggggggagtgggactaattagacagctctttcaaagagccggcacaggcacgatggaccgaatggcctccttctgtgctttttcATTCAATGAGTCAAATCCCAGGgagtttgggagaggggggacgTTGGGGTTGGTGGGAccttggggtgggggttggggggacctcagtgtgggggtgggggtagggttgGTGGGACCCTGAGGTGGGGGTGGAGATTGGGGGGAACCTTGAGGTGGGAGTGGATGTTGGGGGGGCCCCAGGGTGGGTGTTGGGGGACCTCGGGGTGCTGGTTTCTTGCCAGTCCAAAGCTGATCAATCTGTtccttctctgtccctctcacagaccatgaCCGCTGATGACGTGGTCTGCACGCGCGTTTATACCCGAAAATAAGATGGCGGATCAGCCAGCGGAGCGGGAAATCCCAACCGGAGCAAACAACGGCAACCCCTGAACCCTGACCCCCGAACCCTGACCCTCAGCCCATTCATGGAGGCCAGGGGAAACGGGGCAAGAAGGGAAACGGGGAGATGGGACAACAGGGGAAACGGGGAGATGGGACAACAGGGGAAACGGGGAGATGGGGCAACAGGAGACGGGGAGATGGGACAACAGAGCGGAGAACGTGACAGACACTATCTGAAATTGAATGTGTACATCAGCCATGGATCATTGAGAGAGATGGAGGCTGGGTCATGAGTGATGGGGGTGGGTCGGGGGAGACAGGTTGGggtgggtcgggggagagaggttGGGGTGGGTCGGGGGAGTGAGATTGggatgggtcgggggagagaggttggggtgggtcggggagagaggttggggtgggtcgggggagagaggttggggtgggtcagggggagagagattggggtgggtcagggggagagaggttggggtgggtcgggggagagaggttggggtgggtcag includes:
- the LOC137310133 gene encoding cellular retinoic acid-binding protein 2-like; amino-acid sequence: MSCPVLLEVTMLMRKIAVRAASNPAVEIKQDGECFYIKTATTARTTEIRFRVGEEFEEQTVDGRPCKSLARWTGENKMECEQTLLKGEGRKTSWTRELTSDDQLILTMTADDVVCTRVYTRK